One window of the Mycobacterium sp. JS623 genome contains the following:
- a CDS encoding PIN domain-containing protein, producing the protein MHAVPDERNVFPLATSLCAQTFKCRQALIVDHQPLVRILQGRQQALAPVELAAAAQETLAPLAAVHSVATALLRVHLAETGRRVRINDLWIAAIAVSKHLPVVTQDDDFDALEGVADLSIIHV; encoded by the coding sequence TTGCACGCAGTACCTGATGAGCGAAACGTTTTCCCTCTCGCGACATCACTGTGTGCACAAACGTTCAAATGCCGCCAGGCTCTGATCGTCGATCATCAACCGCTGGTCCGTATTCTCCAGGGGCGTCAGCAAGCACTGGCGCCGGTGGAGCTGGCAGCGGCGGCCCAGGAAACCCTAGCGCCACTAGCAGCGGTTCATTCGGTAGCAACGGCGCTGTTGCGCGTTCATCTGGCCGAGACGGGCCGCCGGGTCCGGATTAACGACTTATGGATCGCTGCGATTGCGGTTTCTAAGCATCTGCCAGTGGTGACACAGGATGACGACTTCGATGCCCTCGAGG
- a CDS encoding zf-HC2 domain-containing protein — MTSIDGRAGGGSQTGDPFAMWDAAYVLGALGAEDRRQFEQHLTHCTRCHDAVADVSGMPALLAMLEPHEVAALDEGAPELWQPRPELLTSLLAKVGRRRRRTRALSWSMAVAAAAATIIALIVGIHVGGTSPSAVPPATSASPLTMNPVAPNSITATVSLTRQAWGTDIDMSCTYPKEADNAGQRGDTLAMVIVGRDGSHTQLATWLAVPGVTARPNGNTPTPIDQISAVQIVAADSGEVLLQRPL; from the coding sequence ATGACGAGCATTGACGGGCGAGCTGGTGGAGGATCGCAAACGGGCGATCCATTCGCCATGTGGGACGCCGCCTACGTGCTCGGCGCATTGGGTGCCGAAGACCGACGTCAGTTCGAACAACATCTGACTCACTGCACTCGATGCCACGATGCCGTCGCTGACGTCAGCGGCATGCCTGCCTTGCTCGCAATGCTGGAGCCACACGAGGTCGCGGCCCTCGACGAGGGGGCCCCTGAGCTATGGCAGCCGCGGCCCGAACTGCTTACGTCGCTGTTGGCGAAGGTCGGCCGCCGACGGCGACGCACAAGGGCGCTGTCGTGGTCGATGGCCGTCGCAGCCGCCGCGGCGACAATCATCGCGTTGATCGTGGGAATCCATGTCGGAGGGACGTCACCATCCGCCGTCCCGCCCGCAACGTCGGCATCGCCACTGACCATGAATCCGGTGGCGCCAAACTCCATAACCGCGACGGTGAGCCTGACACGCCAGGCCTGGGGCACCGACATCGACATGAGCTGCACCTACCCGAAAGAAGCCGACAACGCCGGCCAGCGCGGGGACACGCTGGCAATGGTGATAGTCGGCCGCGACGGCAGCCATACCCAGCTGGCGACGTGGTTGGCGGTCCCGGGCGTTACCGCACGCCCCAACGGCAACACGCCGACACCCATCGACCAAATCTCTGCGGTGCAGATCGTGGCCGCTGATAGCGGCGAAGTGCTCTTGCAGCGCCCGCTGTGA
- a CDS encoding polysaccharide deacetylase family protein, translating to MNRRTVLTAIAFGALAGLGRPTSARANRGTSRPLGRVPAPVGVLSRLPGDGNQVALTIDDGASVSVVAAIVQFCRDTGTRLTFFVNGANDSWTVNAPVLRPLVDSGQIQLGNHTWSHPYLNRIPLPAVEDQIRRNADFLTNTYGTDGRPYFRPPFGVHTADTDRVAADLGYPTIAMWSSTIGDSRPENEASLIANANAALQPQQIVLAHANLPTITDCFNQLSGIIASRNLQTVTLNDVFA from the coding sequence ATGAACCGGCGCACAGTGTTGACGGCGATCGCGTTCGGGGCGTTGGCCGGTCTGGGGCGCCCTACGTCTGCACGCGCCAACAGGGGAACCAGCCGGCCGCTGGGGCGGGTGCCTGCGCCGGTCGGTGTGCTGAGCAGGCTGCCCGGCGACGGCAACCAGGTGGCATTGACCATCGACGACGGCGCCAGCGTCAGCGTCGTCGCCGCGATCGTGCAATTCTGCCGCGACACCGGTACCCGCCTGACGTTCTTCGTCAACGGGGCCAACGACTCCTGGACAGTCAACGCCCCCGTGCTGCGACCGCTGGTCGACTCCGGACAGATCCAACTCGGCAACCACACATGGTCACACCCGTACCTCAACCGCATTCCGCTGCCGGCCGTCGAGGACCAGATCCGCCGCAACGCCGACTTCCTGACCAACACCTACGGCACCGACGGCAGACCGTACTTCCGTCCGCCGTTTGGCGTGCACACCGCCGATACCGACCGGGTCGCCGCTGATCTGGGCTATCCCACCATTGCGATGTGGAGCAGCACCATCGGCGACTCGCGCCCGGAAAATGAGGCCAGCCTCATCGCCAACGCCAACGCCGCGCTGCAACCCCAGCAGATCGTGCTCGCACACGCCAACCTGCCCACCATCACCGACTGCTTCAATCAGCTCAG